Proteins co-encoded in one Setaria viridis chromosome 9, Setaria_viridis_v4.0, whole genome shotgun sequence genomic window:
- the LOC117839297 gene encoding rhomboid-like protein 19 isoform X2 yields the protein MGDCNFMTIPFAWNLVTAGYIEQTIPGVIVSIVGLLLFGKVLEPLWGAKELLKFIFIVNLSTSACVFATTIVLYYITQEESYLYTPLSGFYGVLSGLLVGIKQILPDQELNLFVLKISAKWIPSIVAFISVAVSFFLKESMVYLPIILFGIYVSWIYLRYFQKRLEVGLKGDPSDEFSFSSFFPGFLRPILDPIASIFHKIFCGRSARYESTGQALDGSQFPGSGSIEANRRRERGQRALEQRLAEKLAAVRSAEGTDPPPPPQQQPEEDASDKV from the exons ATGGGGGACTGCAATTTCAT GACGATCCCATTTGCTTGGAACCTGGTGACTGCTGGTTATATTGAGCAAACAATTCCAGGG GTGATTGTCAGCATAGTTGGTCTTCTTCTATTTGGGAAGGTGTTGGAGCCTTTATGGGGCGCTAAGGAGTTGCTCAAGTTCATTTTTATTGTTAATCTCTCAACTTCAGCATGTGTCTTCGCAACTACTATTGTTTTGTACTACATAACACAGGAGGAGAGCTACCT CTACACACCTCTTTCTGGATTTTATGGAGTTCTTTCAGGACTACTGGTGGGCATCAAACAAATTTTACCTGATCAGGAGCTTAATCTTTTCGTGCTCAAGATTAGTGCAAAG TGGATTCCATCTATTGTTGCATTTATCTCTGTTGCTGTAAGCTTCTTCCTGAAGGAATCAATGGTATATCTTCCGATCATATTATTTGGTATCTATGTGAGTTGGATTTACTTGCGATACTTCCAAAAGAGACTAGAAGTAGGCCTAAAGGGGGACCCAAGTGATGAATTCTCATTTTCAAGCTTCTTCCCTGGATTTTTgag GCCTATTTTGGACCCGATAGCTTCTATCTTCCACAAAATTTTCTGTGGGCGATCTGCAAGATATGAAAGCACAGGCCAGGCATTGGATGGCTCACAGTTCCCTGGTTCAGGCTCCATTGAGGCGAACAGGAGGAG AGAAAGGGGTCAGAGGGCGCTGGAGCAGAGGCTGGCAGAGAAGCTGGCCGCAGTCAGGAGCGCAGAGGGCACggacccgccaccgccgcctcagcAGCAGCCGGAGGAGGATGCTTCTGATAAAGTCTGA
- the LOC117838448 gene encoding uncharacterized protein isoform X2, translated as MVTGSGLSEGEHVTLGWNEKEDLKAVVNYLRTDGNVSCIALWGRSMGAVTSLMYGAEDPSIAGMVLDSPFSNLVDLMMELVDTYKYPLPKFTVKLAIQHMRKIVKRKANFDIMDLDTIQVAKRCFVPALFGHATEDDFILPHHSDKIYESYIGDKNIIKFDGDHNSPRPQFYFDSITIFFHNVLNPPEVPEDHYFMTPHGSLGQGHWDTEHDIEYRFAQSPTGTAHATTTEDAIAQLRSRRLMSRMEVPSGATTEDRGDRTEGLDSDVGPSSSSVSTATPPNGRNGRLLTPTSDDGEYVEYSFDSLSDMPYTMEDEDRMLMRAIMESLKDYEQSNTKNAQSVSSDAASKENNTVKDCNGVAGAALEPDASLVPTDAPGKHTAVCNSGAKAGEVQSVDTQAVNNTASANASGSSEPLASTQITNGKLVSAESQKTTQNVSGEDGTRATLVVQKSRTGGLIDGLTQKWGSFFKNND; from the exons ATGGTAACAG GGTCTGGACTCTCTGAAGGAGAACATGTCACCTTAGGCTGGAATGAG AAAGAAGATCTGAAAGCTGTTGTTAACTATTTGCGTACAGATGGGAATGTATCTTGCATAGCTTTGTGGGGTCGCTCAATGGGTGCTGTCACAAG TCTAATGTATGGAGCGGAGGATCCATCAATTGCTGGAATGGTTCTTGATAGTCCATTCTCCAACTTGGTTGACTTGATGATGGAGCTAGTGGACACGTACAAATATCCACTGCCAAAATTCACG GTCAAACTTGCAATACAGCACATGCGAAAGATTGTCAAGAGGAAAGCTAATTTTGACATCATGGATCTTGATACTATTCAG GTAGCAAAACGTTGTTTCGTTCCTGCCTTGTTTGGACATGCAACTGAGGATGATTTTATACTTCCCCACCATTCAGACAAGATatatgaatcatatatt GGCGAcaaaaacatcataaaatttGACGGGGATCACAATTCACCACGTCCTCAATTTTACTTTGACTCAATCACAATATTTTTCCATAATGTGCTAAACCCTCCTGAAGTGCCTGAGGATCATTATTTCATGACACCACATGGCAGCCTTGGTCAG GGTCATTGGGATACAGAGCATGACATAGAATATAGGTTCGCTCAGTCACCCACAG gaacaGCCCATGCAACTACCACAGAAGATGCCATTGCGCAGCTGCGTTCTAGAAGGCTCATGAGTAGAATGGAG GTCCCATCTGGTGCCACCACAGAAGACCGGGGCGACCGAACGGAG GGATTGGATAGTGATGTTGGTCCCTCCTCATCTAGCGTATCAACAGCAACTCCTCCCAATGGCCGCAACGGAAGGCTGCTCACTCCAACCTCTGATGATGGCGAGTATGTGGAGTACTCATTTGATAGCTTATCAGATATGCCTTATACCATGGAAGATGAAGATAGA ATGCTGATGCGAGCAATTATGGAATCGCTGAAGGACTATGAACAGTCAAATACAAAAAATGCGCAATCAGTTTCATCAGATGCTGCATCCAAAGAGAACAATACTGTAAAAGACTGCAACGGTGTGGCTGGTGCAGCATTGGAGCCAGATGCATCCTTGGTGCCCACTGATGCTCCTGGCAAGCATACTGCTGTCTGCAACAGTGGAGCAAAAGCGGGTGAAGTACAAAGTGTGGATACCCAAGCTGTAAACAACACTGCTTCAGCTAATGCTTCTGGCTCTTCAGAGCCCCTGGCGTCAACACAGATCACCAACGGGAAGCTGGTCTCAGCGGAATCCCAGAAAACGACACAGAACGTCAGTGGAGAGGACGGCACGAGAGCAACTCTGGTAGTTCAAAAGAGCCGGACCGGTGGCCTAATAGATGGCCTGACACAAAAATGGGGTTCCTTCTTCAAGAACAATGACTGA
- the LOC117839297 gene encoding rhomboid-like protein 19 isoform X1 has product MSASATLIPAAGGKSSFTGFTKLCKGLAVILFLAHILVQLFPSAAGYLALIPARTIPFAWNLVTAGYIEQTIPGVIVSIVGLLLFGKVLEPLWGAKELLKFIFIVNLSTSACVFATTIVLYYITQEESYLYTPLSGFYGVLSGLLVGIKQILPDQELNLFVLKISAKWIPSIVAFISVAVSFFLKESMVYLPIILFGIYVSWIYLRYFQKRLEVGLKGDPSDEFSFSSFFPGFLRPILDPIASIFHKIFCGRSARYESTGQALDGSQFPGSGSIEANRRRERGQRALEQRLAEKLAAVRSAEGTDPPPPPQQQPEEDASDKV; this is encoded by the exons ATGAGCGCCTCCGCCACCCTGATCCCGGCAGCG GGAGGGAAATCATCCTTCACGGGGTTCACCAAGCTGTGCAAGGGCCTCGCCGTCATCCTGTTCCTCGCCCACATTCTGGTCCAGCTCTTCCCTTCGGCCGCCGGCTATCTCGCGCTGATACCGGCCAG GACGATCCCATTTGCTTGGAACCTGGTGACTGCTGGTTATATTGAGCAAACAATTCCAGGG GTGATTGTCAGCATAGTTGGTCTTCTTCTATTTGGGAAGGTGTTGGAGCCTTTATGGGGCGCTAAGGAGTTGCTCAAGTTCATTTTTATTGTTAATCTCTCAACTTCAGCATGTGTCTTCGCAACTACTATTGTTTTGTACTACATAACACAGGAGGAGAGCTACCT CTACACACCTCTTTCTGGATTTTATGGAGTTCTTTCAGGACTACTGGTGGGCATCAAACAAATTTTACCTGATCAGGAGCTTAATCTTTTCGTGCTCAAGATTAGTGCAAAG TGGATTCCATCTATTGTTGCATTTATCTCTGTTGCTGTAAGCTTCTTCCTGAAGGAATCAATGGTATATCTTCCGATCATATTATTTGGTATCTATGTGAGTTGGATTTACTTGCGATACTTCCAAAAGAGACTAGAAGTAGGCCTAAAGGGGGACCCAAGTGATGAATTCTCATTTTCAAGCTTCTTCCCTGGATTTTTgag GCCTATTTTGGACCCGATAGCTTCTATCTTCCACAAAATTTTCTGTGGGCGATCTGCAAGATATGAAAGCACAGGCCAGGCATTGGATGGCTCACAGTTCCCTGGTTCAGGCTCCATTGAGGCGAACAGGAGGAG AGAAAGGGGTCAGAGGGCGCTGGAGCAGAGGCTGGCAGAGAAGCTGGCCGCAGTCAGGAGCGCAGAGGGCACggacccgccaccgccgcctcagcAGCAGCCGGAGGAGGATGCTTCTGATAAAGTCTGA
- the LOC117838448 gene encoding uncharacterized protein isoform X1 has product MDQLVNFIIRPPRADYSPNDDLLEQEFMLKGRWFQRKDLEVKNGLGKKLQCSHYMPVVIPEGKALPCVIYCHGNSGCRADASEAAIILLPTNITVFTLDFSGSGLSEGEHVTLGWNEKEDLKAVVNYLRTDGNVSCIALWGRSMGAVTSLMYGAEDPSIAGMVLDSPFSNLVDLMMELVDTYKYPLPKFTVKLAIQHMRKIVKRKANFDIMDLDTIQVAKRCFVPALFGHATEDDFILPHHSDKIYESYIGDKNIIKFDGDHNSPRPQFYFDSITIFFHNVLNPPEVPEDHYFMTPHGSLGQGHWDTEHDIEYRFAQSPTGTAHATTTEDAIAQLRSRRLMSRMEVPSGATTEDRGDRTEGLDSDVGPSSSSVSTATPPNGRNGRLLTPTSDDGEYVEYSFDSLSDMPYTMEDEDRMLMRAIMESLKDYEQSNTKNAQSVSSDAASKENNTVKDCNGVAGAALEPDASLVPTDAPGKHTAVCNSGAKAGEVQSVDTQAVNNTASANASGSSEPLASTQITNGKLVSAESQKTTQNVSGEDGTRATLVVQKSRTGGLIDGLTQKWGSFFKNND; this is encoded by the exons ATGGACCAGCTGGTCAATTTCATCATCCGCCCGCCCAg AGCTGACTACAGTCCAAATGACGATCTATTAGAGCAGGAGTTTATGCTGAAGGGGAGATGGTTCCAGAGGAAGGACTTGGAG GTCAAAAATGGTCTGGGCAAGAAATTGCAGTGTAGTCACTATATGCCGGTTGTGATTCCTGAAGGAAAAGCTCTCCCCTGTGTCATATACTGTCATGGTAACAG TGGGTGCAGAGCTGATGCTAGTGAAGCCGCTATTATTCTTCTACCAACAAACATTACAGTCTTTACACTGGACTTTTCAGGGTCTGGACTCTCTGAAGGAGAACATGTCACCTTAGGCTGGAATGAG AAAGAAGATCTGAAAGCTGTTGTTAACTATTTGCGTACAGATGGGAATGTATCTTGCATAGCTTTGTGGGGTCGCTCAATGGGTGCTGTCACAAG TCTAATGTATGGAGCGGAGGATCCATCAATTGCTGGAATGGTTCTTGATAGTCCATTCTCCAACTTGGTTGACTTGATGATGGAGCTAGTGGACACGTACAAATATCCACTGCCAAAATTCACG GTCAAACTTGCAATACAGCACATGCGAAAGATTGTCAAGAGGAAAGCTAATTTTGACATCATGGATCTTGATACTATTCAG GTAGCAAAACGTTGTTTCGTTCCTGCCTTGTTTGGACATGCAACTGAGGATGATTTTATACTTCCCCACCATTCAGACAAGATatatgaatcatatatt GGCGAcaaaaacatcataaaatttGACGGGGATCACAATTCACCACGTCCTCAATTTTACTTTGACTCAATCACAATATTTTTCCATAATGTGCTAAACCCTCCTGAAGTGCCTGAGGATCATTATTTCATGACACCACATGGCAGCCTTGGTCAG GGTCATTGGGATACAGAGCATGACATAGAATATAGGTTCGCTCAGTCACCCACAG gaacaGCCCATGCAACTACCACAGAAGATGCCATTGCGCAGCTGCGTTCTAGAAGGCTCATGAGTAGAATGGAG GTCCCATCTGGTGCCACCACAGAAGACCGGGGCGACCGAACGGAG GGATTGGATAGTGATGTTGGTCCCTCCTCATCTAGCGTATCAACAGCAACTCCTCCCAATGGCCGCAACGGAAGGCTGCTCACTCCAACCTCTGATGATGGCGAGTATGTGGAGTACTCATTTGATAGCTTATCAGATATGCCTTATACCATGGAAGATGAAGATAGA ATGCTGATGCGAGCAATTATGGAATCGCTGAAGGACTATGAACAGTCAAATACAAAAAATGCGCAATCAGTTTCATCAGATGCTGCATCCAAAGAGAACAATACTGTAAAAGACTGCAACGGTGTGGCTGGTGCAGCATTGGAGCCAGATGCATCCTTGGTGCCCACTGATGCTCCTGGCAAGCATACTGCTGTCTGCAACAGTGGAGCAAAAGCGGGTGAAGTACAAAGTGTGGATACCCAAGCTGTAAACAACACTGCTTCAGCTAATGCTTCTGGCTCTTCAGAGCCCCTGGCGTCAACACAGATCACCAACGGGAAGCTGGTCTCAGCGGAATCCCAGAAAACGACACAGAACGTCAGTGGAGAGGACGGCACGAGAGCAACTCTGGTAGTTCAAAAGAGCCGGACCGGTGGCCTAATAGATGGCCTGACACAAAAATGGGGTTCCTTCTTCAAGAACAATGACTGA